The Trichosurus vulpecula isolate mTriVul1 chromosome 4, mTriVul1.pri, whole genome shotgun sequence genome contains a region encoding:
- the CDR2L gene encoding cerebellar degeneration-related protein 2-like, whose protein sequence is MRRAGGMEDYSGEDEESWYDQQDLEHDLHLAAELGKTLLERNKELEESLQQMYSTNEEQVQEIEYLTKQLDTLRQVNEQHAKVYEQLDVTAQDLELSNQKLVLESKAAQQKIQSLTETIESLQTQVEELQGQVEELRSLEQLRVRREKRERRRTIHTFPCLKELCSSPRYEDAFRLHSSSMDLSPKPLERENEQLQAIVSSLRSQVSQEKQRKERAEREYTSVIQEYSELERRVCEMEGCKLRVQELEAEVLELQQMKQVKTYLLSREDNLSEALLEPLNNAPEADDPELGGDGTAGKDGVQSPAASPGHSVRKSCSDTALNAIMAKDLASRHMGNYILHANSVRKRGMSILREVDEQYHALLEKYEELLSKCRQHKDGVRHTGVQTSRPISRDSSCRDFRAGEEGLGEEWGGGKQGEKSLIQHVEAVDKRLEQSQPEYKALFKEIFSRIQKTKADINATKVKTHSSK, encoded by the exons ATGCGGAGAGCCGGAGGCATGGAGGACTACTCCGGGGAGGACGAGGAGTCCTGGTACGACCAGCAGGACCTGGAGCACG ACCTACACTTGGCAGCCGAGCTGGGGAAGACGCTGTTGGAGCGGAACAAAGAGCTGGAAGAGTCCTTGCAGCAGATGTACTCTACCAATGAGGAACAGGTGCAGGAGATTGAG TACCTGACAAAACAACTAGACACACTGCGGCAAGTGAATGAGCAGCATGCCAAGGTGTATGAGCAGCTAGATGTGACGGCTCAAGACCTGGAGCTGTCCAACCAGAAGCTGGTGCTGGAGAGTAAGGCTGCCCAGCAGAAGATCCAGAG CCTGACAGAGACCATAGAGAGTCTTCAGACCCAAGTAGAAGAGCTTCAGGGACAGGTGGAAGAGCTCAGGAGCTTGGAGCAGCTGCGGGTCCGAAGGGAGAAGCGGGAGAGACGAAGAACCATCCATACCTTCCCTTGCCTTAAGGAATTATGCTCCAGCCCCCG GTATGAGGATGCCTTCCGCTTGCATAGTTCCTCAATGGATCTGAGCCCAAAGCCCTTGGAACGGGAGAACGAGCAGCTGCAGGCCATTGTGAGCTCCCTGCGTTCCCAGGTGAGCCAGGAGAAGCAGCGGAAGGAACGGGCGGAGCGGGAGTACACGTCCGTGATCCAGGAGTACTCGGAGCTGGAGCGGCGGGTATGTGAGATGGAAGGCTGCAAACTTCGGGTGCAGGAGCTGGAGGCCGAGGTGCTGGAGCTCCAGCAGATGAAGCAGGTGAAGACGTACCTCCTGAGCCGGGAGGACAACCTGTCCGAGGCCCTGCTGGAACCGCTCAACAACGCGCCGGAGGCAGATGATCCGGAGCTTGGTGGGGACGGGACGGCAGGTAAAGATGGGGTCCAGTCACCTGCGGCCTCACCGGGTCATTCGGTGCGGAAGAGCTGCAGTGACACGGCCCTCAATGCCATCATGGCCAAAGACCTGGCCAGTCGCCACATGGGCAACTACATCCTTCATGCCAACAGCGTGCGCAAGCGGGGCATGTCCATCCTCAGAGAGGTGGACGAACAGTACCACGCTTTGCTGGAGAAGTACGAGGAGCTGCTGAGCAAGTGCAGGCAGCACAAAGACGGGGTGCGGCACACCGGGGTGCAGACCTCCCGCCCCATCTCCCGAGACAGCTCCTGCCGAGACTTCCGGGCAGGGGAGGAGGGCCtgggggaagagtggggaggggggaagcagggcGAGAAGAGCCTTATTCAGCACGTGGAGGCCGTGGACAAGCGGCTGGAGCAGAGCCAGCCTGAATACAAGGCCCTCTTCAAGGAGATTTTTTCCCGGATCCAGAAGACCAAGGCAGACATTAATGCCACCAAGGTCAAGACCCATAGTAGCAAGTGA